The region CGCCCCTCGGCGACGACGCCGACCCCCTGCCGGGCCGACGCGTCGGCGGGCTCGAACCTCGGGCCCTCGAACCCGGCGCTGCGCGCCGCCGTCGCGGCCTGGGCCGCGGCGCTGCGCGACGCCGACCCCGGCAACGCGGCGCCGATCCCCGTCGACCTGGTGACGATGTCCGGCAGCGGCCTCGACCCCCACATCTCACCCGCGGCCGCGCTCTACCAGGCCGGGCGCGTGGCCCGCCTTCGCGGCCTGCCCGAGGCCGCGGTGCGCGACCTGGTGGCGGCGCACCGCGAGGGCCGCCTGCTGGGCCTGTTCGGGGAGCCCCGCGTGAACGTGCTGCGCCTGAACCTGGCCCTGAATGGGCTGGAGCGGGACGCCGCGCGGTGATAGCTTCACCGGCATGACGAGGGTGGGACCATGACGACCCCTGACGAACGGCCGGATCCGGACGCCCTGCTGCGCCGCGTGCAGGTCGAGGAGGGCCGCCGCGCCGGGTCCGCCCTGAAGATCTTCTTCGGCTACGCCCCGGGCATCGGCAAGACCTACACGATGCTGGAATCGGCGCGGCGCCTGCGGGACGCGGGCGTCGACGTCGTGGTGGGGTGCGCCGAGACCCACGGGCGGGCGGAGACGGCGGCGCTGCTCGCCGGCCTCGAGGTCCTGCCCCGCCGCGACGTCGCCTACCGCGGCACGACCCTCGCCGAGTTCGACCTCGACCGCGCCCTCGCCCGCCGCCCCGCGGTGCTGCTGGTCGACGAGCTGGCGCACGACAACGCCCCCGGCAGCCGCCACCGCAAGCGCTGGCAGGACGTCCTGGAGCTGCTCGAGCAGGGCATCGACGTGCACACCACGCTCAACGTCCAGCACGTCGAGAGCCTGAACGACGTCGTTTCCCAGATCACCTACGTCCGCGTGCGCGAGACGGTGCCGGACTCGATCCTCGAGCGGGCCGACGAGATCGAGGTGGTCGACCTGCCGCCCGACGAGCTGCTGGAGCGGTTGCGGGCCGGCAAGGTCTACATCCCGGAGCAGGCCCGCCAGGCCGTCGACCACTTCTTCCGCCGCGGCAACCTGCTGGCCCTGCGGGAGCTCTCGCTGCGCCGCGTCGCCGAGCGCATCGACGCCGACGTGCGCGCCTACCGGCACGACTACGACATCAAGGCCACCTGGCCCGCGGCGGAGCACATCCTGGTCTGCGTGGGGCCGAGCCCCTCGTCGTCGCGGATCATCCGCGGGGCGCGGCGCATGGCCGAGGGCCTGCGCGCGCGCTGGACCGCCGTCTACGCGGAGGCCTCGGACGCCTTCCCGATGTCGCCCGCGGACGAGGAGCGCCTGCAGGGCCACCTGCTGCTGGCCGAGTCGCTGGGCGCCGAGGTCGTCCGGCTGAGCGGCCGCCGATTGGCCGACGTGCTCATCGACCACGCCCGCGAGCACAACGTGACCCGCATCGTCGTCGGCAAGCCCACCCATTCCCGCTGGCGCGACCGGTTCACGGGCTCGCTCGTCAGCCGGATCGTGCGGGGCAGCGGCGACATCGAGGTCCACTTCATCGCCGGCGACGAGGCCCCCGACCGGCCCGCGGACGGGCGCGCGCGGGCGCCGCGGCGCTTCGACGGGAAGGGCTACGGCGTGGCGGCGCTGTCGGTCCTCGCGGCCACCGCGGTCGGGGTCCTGGCCCGCGACTACCTGTCCCAGCCCGACTTCGTGATGATGTTCCTGCTGACCATCATGGTGGCGGCCTACCGTTACGGGCGCGGGCCTTCGCTCGCCGCGGCGGGGCTCGCGGTGGCGGCCTACGACTTCTTCTTCGTGCCGCCCTTCCACACCTTCAGCGTGGAGCACGCGCGCCACCTGCTCACCTTCCTGATGATGTTCGCCGTGGGCCTGGTCATCAGCGGCCTGACCAGCCGGCTGCGCCGCCAGGAGCACGGGGCGCGGCGGCGCGAGAGCCGGACCGCCGCCCTCTACTCGCTGAGCCGCGAGCTGGCCTCGGCCCAGGGCGCGGCGCAGGTCGCGCGGGTCACCGCCGCGCACGCGGCCGCGGTCTTCGGGGGCGGGGCGGTGGTCCTGACGGCCGACGCCGCCGGCTCGCTGAAGGAAGGGGGCGAGGGCGCGGCCGGTCTCGAGCTGAGCGAGGAGGAGTTCGCCGTCGCCCGCTGGTCCGCCGAGCACGGCCGCCCGGCCGGCGGCGGCACGGACACGCTGCCGGGCTCGCGCGTGACCTGCTACCCGCTGCGGGCGGGCGCGGACACGCTCGGCGCGCTGGCGGTCGCGACCCCCTCGCGCGAGATGCTGGCGGTCGAGCAGCGGGGATTCATCGAGGCGTTCGTCCGGCAGGCGGCGCTGGCCTTCGAGCGCGTGCGTCTCGTGGAGGAGGCCCGGGTCGCGGCGCTGCGCGCCCGCACCGAGGAGACGCGCAGCGCGCTGCTCGGCGCCGTGTCGCACGACCTGCGTACGCCGCTCGGCGCGATCGTCGGCGCCGGCTCGACGCTGCGCGACGAGAGCGGGCGGCTCGCCCCGGCGCAGCGGCAGGAGCTGTGCGACACGATCTGCAGCGAGGCCGAGCGCATGGAGCGGCTCGTGGCGAACATCCTGGACATGGTGCGCCTGGAGTCGGGCGGGATCGTGCCGAAGCGCGAGTGGGTGCCGCTGGAGGAGACCGTCGGCTCGGCGCTCTCCCGGCTGGAGGCCCGGCTCGGCGCCCGCGCGGTGCGGCTGGACCTGCCGCCGCAGCTGCCGCTGCTCTCGGTGGACCCGGTCCTGTTCGAGCAGGTCTTCATCAACCTGATCGAGAACGTGATCAAGCACGGCGGCCCCGACACGCCCCTGGAGATCGCGGCCCGCGCCGCGGGCGCGACGCTGGAGATCGAGGTCGCCGACCGCGGCCCCGGCCTGCCCGCGGGCGCCGGGGAGCAGGTCTTCGAGAAGTTCTACCGCGGCCCGGAGGTGCGCACCGGCGGCGTGGGCCTGGGGCTGGCCATCTGCCGCGGCATCGTCCACGCGCACGGCGGGACGATCGCGGCCGCGAACCGCGAGGGCGGCGGCGCGGTCTTCCGGATCGCGATGCCGCTGCAGGAGGCGCCGCCGGCCGTCGCGCCGGCGTCGGAGGCGGAAACGCCGGAACGGGGGCGGGAGCCGTGAGCGATCTTGCCGCGAGGGTGCTCGTCGTGGAGGACGAGCAGCAGATGCTGCGGTTCCTGAGGACCGCGTTGACGGCGCAGGGCTACGCGATCCTCGAGGCGGGGACCGCCCGCGACGCGGTCGTCGAGGCGACGACCCACAATCCCGAGCTGATCCTGCTCGACCTCGGCCTGCCCGACGGCGACGGCATCGACCTCACCCGGAAGTTCCGCGAGTGGACGCGCGTGCCGATCATCGTCATCTCCGCGCGCGGCCGCGAGGACGACAAGGTCGCGGCCCTCGACGCCGGCGCCGACGACTACCTCACGAAACCCTTCAGCGTGAACGAGCTGCTGGCGCGCATGCGGGTCGCCCTGCGCCACGCCGCGCAGGCGGGGACGGACACGACCTCGACCGTCATCGAGGCGGGGCCGCTGCGCGTCGACCAGGCGCGGCGCGAGGTCGCGGTCGACGGCCGCGAGGTCCGGTTGACGCCCACCGAGTACCGGCTGCTGGTGCTGTTCGCGCGCAACGCCGGCAAGGTGCTCACGCACCGGCAGATCCTCAAGGAGGTGTGGGGCCCGCCCTACATGGGCGAGACCCACTACCTGCGGGTCTTCATGGCCCAGCTGCGGCGCAAGATCGAGACCGACCCCGCGCGCCCCCGCTTGCTGGTCACCGAGCCGGGGGTGGGTTACCGGATGAAGGACCTCTAGGGAGCCGCGCATGAACCTGCTGCTGATCGTCGTCGTCGTCACCCTGAAGTTCCTGCTGCCGGTGCTCTTCCTGCGCTTCCCCTTCGCGGCGGGCTGGGCCAACTGGCTCCTGGACTCGGTCGACGGCGACCTGCTGATCCCCGCCGGCCTCGACGACGTCCTCTACCAGAACCTCGACAAGTCCGCCGACTGGGTCGGCTACCTGTTCATCTTCATCTGGGGCTGGCGGCAGCCGATCCGGCGCGAGATCGCGGCCACCTTCGCCCTGCGCACCGTCGGGCAGGCGCTGTTCTTCGTCACGCAGAACGAGTTCGTGTTCTTCTGCTTCCCGAACCTGCTGGAGCCCCTGTTCCTGGTCTACGCCACCATCGCGCGGTTCCGCGGCCGGGACCGTGTGCAGGCGATCTACCGCGCCCGGCTGGTCTGGATCTGGCTCGGCATCCTGGTCTACAAGTTCCAGGACGAGTGGTTCACCCACGTGGCCAACGTGGACCGCACGGAGTTCGTGCAGCGGTTGCTGCGCTGACCGGCGGGCGGGACCCGCCCGGGCGAAGCAAGCCGAGTAGCAAGCCGGTTGCGGCCGATTGTGGCGGCAACTACCATTGAGCCGGTGTTCGACGGATCCGGTCCCCATCCGCAAAGCCGGGTTCTCCCGATGGACCGACTGCTCGCCAACCCCGCCGCCCGGCCCCTCGCCCGCGAGGACCTGATCACCCTGCTGTCCCTGACCGCCCCCGAGGACGTCGCCCGCCTGCGCCGCGCCGCCTTCGACCTCGCCACCCGCAGCGTCGGCGACGAGGTCTACTACCGCGGCATCGTCGAGTTCAGCAACGAGTGCGCCCGCAACTGCCACTACTGCGGCATCCGCGCCGGCAACCGCGAGGTGGCGCGCTACTGCCTGTCCCACGAGGAGGTCGTGGACTGCGCCCTGTGGGCGGCCGCGATGGGCTACGGTTCCTGCGTGCTGCAGTCGGGCGAGAAGTGGGACGAGGACTTCGTGGAATTCGTCGAGGGCTGCGTGCGGGAGATCAAGGAGCGCAGCCGCGGACCGGAGCTGCCGGACGGGCTGGGCGTCACGCTGGCGGTCGGCGAGCAGACGCCCGAGACCTACCGCCGCTTCCGCGCGGCCGGCGCCCACCGCTACCTGCTGCGCATCGAGACCACCAACCCCGACCTCTTCGCGCGCCTGCACCCGGCGGCCCAGCGCTTCGAGGACCGCGTGGCCTGCCTGGCGTCGCTGCGCGAGGCGGGGTTCCAGGTCGGCACCGGGGTGATGATCGGCCTCCCGGGGCAGACCGCCGCGGACCTGGCCGACGACATTTTGTTCTTCCGCGACCAGGACGTGGACATGATCGGCATGGGCCCCTACATCGTGCACGACCAGTCGCCCATGCGCGGGCTGGGGATGATGCCGCACGACGAGCTGCTGTCGCTGGCCCTGAACATGATCGCGGTCACGAGGCTGGCCCTGCCGGACGTCAACATCGCCGCCACCACGGCGCTGCAGGCCCTGGCCCCCGACGGCCGCGAGCGGGGGATCGCCTGCGGGGCCAACGTGATCATGCCCAACCTCACGCCGCAGGACGCGCGCCGGAACTACCGGTTGTACGAGGGGAAGCCCTGCCTGGACGAGGGGCGGGACGAGTGCCGCGTCTGCCTGCAGCAGCGGGTCGAAACGGCCGGCCGGACGGTCGCGCGCAACGCGTGGGGGGATTCGCGGCGGTTCCTGAAGCGTCAGCGGCCGCCCGCCGATCGCTCCTAGACCGCGATTCGGTTGAACCGTCCCAGGATGACCTCCAGGCGTGCACGCGTGGCATCTCCGGCCGGCAGCATCCCGGGCAAGCTGTCCAGGAAATGCTCCATCCCCATGATGGCCCCGATATGTTCACCGATGAAGGTCTTCAGGTCCATTCGTTCGAGCGCGACTTCATCCGCCAGCTCCGGACGTCCATCGATCAGCGCCACGATGTCTTCGAAATCGCGGCTGCTGAACAGATCGCCGGCGCCGCGAGATCTGAAGGCGTCCAGTTTCGTCGCCAGGAACGACGGCGCAGAGGCGCAGCGGATGTTCTTGCCGTTCGGCAGCCGGAACACGAGGCTGCGGGAAAACGCCTCTTGGTACCATCGAATCCCGAAACCCAGCACTTCCTCGTTGCAGGGCAGGATGTCCAGGATCAGTGTGCCACAGTTGTAACGGCAGATCGGACCGGGTCGCTCCATGTCCTGCTTGAACCCGAGCCTGCGCAACAGGGCTTCCGTATGACGGAACTCCTCGTAGGACGAGTCGTCGGTGATCAGGTCGACGTCGAAGGTTCTCCGGGACGGTGGCGCCGCGCTGTCGGTGATCAGGAGCGGGACGGCACATCCGCCGACAAGCAGGGACTTGTCGAGGATCGGCCCCAGCATCCCGGATGCCCGGATGAGCAATTCGATGTTGGGGCTATCGGCCAGCATCCGGGAACAACGTCATCTCGAGCATCATGGTCGCCACTCCGGCGCCGCGCGGAGACGCCGTGCGCAAGCAGTCGACCAGGGCCAGGATGCGGTGGAAGTCGATGTCCTCATGTGCGGCCTTCGGTGCATTGGGATGGAGCGGAGAAAGTGCCAGGCCTCGAACGGTTCCCTCTTCCCAAGGCCAGACGTACGGCGGTTGCCCGTCCTGCGAAAGGGCCAGGTCGAGGCCGGGCGCCGCGAAGGCCGTGGGCATGCCCCGTACCATCCCGCCTTGTTCCGGTACGAAAACGTACTTGAGTCCGTGGCACAGAAATTCGTCGATGCACTTCCTGACGGGCTGGGGATTCCGTTCCTGGAGGACGGGCACCCGCAACAGCCCGGCCCGGAGGGAGCGCTTCACGGCCGCATTCGTCTCCGAGGCGCTCATGTGCAATTCCGCGGAGAGACGACTGTAGGTCCATGGCCGGGCGCTCCTGGTGACCAGCTTCAAGACGACATAGAGATCTTGGGGCTTGAGTTCCATGCAATCATGTTATTCGCGATTCGCGAATACGTCAATATGCTGTATATTTTGCGGCAGGTACATATTAATTAACTATAACCATATTATATTATTGGACGTTATGCGCTAGTGCCATTGATATCTTAAATTATATCCATAACAGTCTGTATATTTACAACACTCGATCGCTCAATGCGTTCTGTCACCTCGCGTCGCCACCAGTTCCGCGATCGTCGCCACCAGTTCACCGGCGAGCACCCGCCCGTTCGCCGCATCGTGGTCCAGCACGCACCCCGCCACCGTCAGGTCCAGCGACGGCACGTGGAAGACGAACGTGTTCCAGAAACCCTGGTGGCCCCAGGCCAGCCGCCCGTCCAGCTCCACGCACATCAGGCCTAGCCGGTAGTCGGCCGTGCCGCCGCCGGTCATCGCCGAGAGGCTCGCCTCGTCCCGCAGCACCCGCCCCTTCAGCAGCAGGCGCATGAACGTCCCGAGGTCGCGCACGTCGCAGACCAGCCCGCCCCCGCCGAACAGGTCCAGCGACGGGTGCCAGTCGCGCGTGTCGCTCTCCCCGATGTACTGGTGCGCCCGCGGCCCCGCCCCCGCGGGCGGCGGCTCGTCGAGCTCCCACCACGTGGACCGCAGCCCCAGCCGCTCGTAGCCGAGCAGCTCGTGCACCGCGACCCCCAGCGGCCGGCCGGTCAAGCGCTCGACGATGCCGCCCAAGAGCACGTACCCGGTGTCCGAGTACCGGTAGCGCTCGCCGGGCGCGCCGACCGGATCGCGCCACTCCACGCAGCGGCGGACCTGCTCGGCGCGGGTCCAGACGTGCTGCGGGTCGGCGTAGATGGCCTCGGCGTAGCGCGGGTCGCCGGAGTGCTCGTCCAGGCCCGAGGTGTGGCTCAGGACGTGGCGCAGGGTGATGGCCCCGAGGTCGAAGCCGTCGCCGGCCAGCAGCTCGCGCTCCTCGGGGGTGAGGTGGGGGCCGAGAGGGTCGTCGAGCGAGAGCCGCCCCTGCTCGGCCAGCCGCAGCACGGCGGCCGCGACGTAGGTCTTGGTGTTGCTGGCGATGCGGAAGGTGTGGGCCGCGGTGAGTGGCTCGCCGCCGTCGCGAGCGGCAAACCCGGCGGCCCCCGTCCAGTCCGGCCCCAGCCGCGGGCAGCAGACCCAGGCGACGACTCCGGGCGCCGACGGGTTCGCGGCCAGGAAACGCGCGAGCGCCGCCTGCAGAGGGTCCGCCGCGAACGACGACGACGCGCACAGCAGGCCGGCGGCCAGGACCAGTCGACGCAACGCGGGGGCCACGGCGCTCCCTACTCCTGCATGAACTCGTAGGCGATCAGCACGCCCGTGTCGTCTTCCATGTTGTGCATGAACTGCACCGCCACGTTGCCCTTCTGGGAGCTGGTCATGCCGCTCTGGGCGCCCATCGACACCAGCTGCGACTCGAAGCCGGCGCCCTTCAGCTGCTCCAGGTACTTGTCCGAGGCGTCGTCCGGGACGCCCTTGTACCAGATGTTGAACTTGCGCATGCCGGCGTCGGTGCCGCTGTGCACGCGCTCG is a window of bacterium DNA encoding:
- the kdpC gene encoding potassium-transporting ATPase subunit KdpC, yielding MARILRPALALLALFTVLLGLAYPALVTGFAQLAFPDAADGSPLVLDGRTVGSALIGQPFADPRDFWGRPSATTPTPCRADASAGSNLGPSNPALRAAVAAWAAALRDADPGNAAPIPVDLVTMSGSGLDPHISPAAALYQAGRVARLRGLPEAAVRDLVAAHREGRLLGLFGEPRVNVLRLNLALNGLERDAAR
- a CDS encoding sensor histidine kinase KdpD, with the translated sequence MTTPDERPDPDALLRRVQVEEGRRAGSALKIFFGYAPGIGKTYTMLESARRLRDAGVDVVVGCAETHGRAETAALLAGLEVLPRRDVAYRGTTLAEFDLDRALARRPAVLLVDELAHDNAPGSRHRKRWQDVLELLEQGIDVHTTLNVQHVESLNDVVSQITYVRVRETVPDSILERADEIEVVDLPPDELLERLRAGKVYIPEQARQAVDHFFRRGNLLALRELSLRRVAERIDADVRAYRHDYDIKATWPAAEHILVCVGPSPSSSRIIRGARRMAEGLRARWTAVYAEASDAFPMSPADEERLQGHLLLAESLGAEVVRLSGRRLADVLIDHAREHNVTRIVVGKPTHSRWRDRFTGSLVSRIVRGSGDIEVHFIAGDEAPDRPADGRARAPRRFDGKGYGVAALSVLAATAVGVLARDYLSQPDFVMMFLLTIMVAAYRYGRGPSLAAAGLAVAAYDFFFVPPFHTFSVEHARHLLTFLMMFAVGLVISGLTSRLRRQEHGARRRESRTAALYSLSRELASAQGAAQVARVTAAHAAAVFGGGAVVLTADAAGSLKEGGEGAAGLELSEEEFAVARWSAEHGRPAGGGTDTLPGSRVTCYPLRAGADTLGALAVATPSREMLAVEQRGFIEAFVRQAALAFERVRLVEEARVAALRARTEETRSALLGAVSHDLRTPLGAIVGAGSTLRDESGRLAPAQRQELCDTICSEAERMERLVANILDMVRLESGGIVPKREWVPLEETVGSALSRLEARLGARAVRLDLPPQLPLLSVDPVLFEQVFINLIENVIKHGGPDTPLEIAARAAGATLEIEVADRGPGLPAGAGEQVFEKFYRGPEVRTGGVGLGLAICRGIVHAHGGTIAAANREGGGAVFRIAMPLQEAPPAVAPASEAETPERGREP
- a CDS encoding response regulator: MSDLAARVLVVEDEQQMLRFLRTALTAQGYAILEAGTARDAVVEATTHNPELILLDLGLPDGDGIDLTRKFREWTRVPIIVISARGREDDKVAALDAGADDYLTKPFSVNELLARMRVALRHAAQAGTDTTSTVIEAGPLRVDQARREVAVDGREVRLTPTEYRLLVLFARNAGKVLTHRQILKEVWGPPYMGETHYLRVFMAQLRRKIETDPARPRLLVTEPGVGYRMKDL
- the hydE gene encoding [FeFe] hydrogenase H-cluster radical SAM maturase HydE → MDRLLANPAARPLAREDLITLLSLTAPEDVARLRRAAFDLATRSVGDEVYYRGIVEFSNECARNCHYCGIRAGNREVARYCLSHEEVVDCALWAAAMGYGSCVLQSGEKWDEDFVEFVEGCVREIKERSRGPELPDGLGVTLAVGEQTPETYRRFRAAGAHRYLLRIETTNPDLFARLHPAAQRFEDRVACLASLREAGFQVGTGVMIGLPGQTAADLADDILFFRDQDVDMIGMGPYIVHDQSPMRGLGMMPHDELLSLALNMIAVTRLALPDVNIAATTALQALAPDGRERGIACGANVIMPNLTPQDARRNYRLYEGKPCLDEGRDECRVCLQQRVETAGRTVARNAWGDSRRFLKRQRPPADRS
- a CDS encoding serine hydrolase domain-containing protein, whose product is MAPALRRLVLAAGLLCASSSFAADPLQAALARFLAANPSAPGVVAWVCCPRLGPDWTGAAGFAARDGGEPLTAAHTFRIASNTKTYVAAAVLRLAEQGRLSLDDPLGPHLTPEERELLAGDGFDLGAITLRHVLSHTSGLDEHSGDPRYAEAIYADPQHVWTRAEQVRRCVEWRDPVGAPGERYRYSDTGYVLLGGIVERLTGRPLGVAVHELLGYERLGLRSTWWELDEPPPAGAGPRAHQYIGESDTRDWHPSLDLFGGGGLVCDVRDLGTFMRLLLKGRVLRDEASLSAMTGGGTADYRLGLMCVELDGRLAWGHQGFWNTFVFHVPSLDLTVAGCVLDHDAANGRVLAGELVATIAELVATRGDRTH